GTGCTATTTAGTACTGAGtactttcaatcaattctgCTTGTgcattttcaagtatttattCTCGAGTTGAGAAGTGGTGATACCCAGGTAATCCCTCGTCGTGTagcaaaatacaattaattatacatgATTTAGATTCatatttaacttaacttattttacacattttagatCGCGCAAAACTAACTTTTGAAGACGGTCTTATACCAACATTAACAGCAGCCATAAGTGAGCATGAAAAACATGACGACAATCTTGGAAAAGGTAAgtcataatataaaaacaatctCAACATTACCTTCACtcgtttgtatttttttcatttaaatgcttTTAGATAACTCAAATTCGGCCCAACATCTGAAAGTACAACCTGAACCGGACACCGCTGCCTCATCGGACAATGAAACCTTCACGGAATGTCAGTCCTACCAAATCGCGTCCGCTAACGATTATGGTTTTATAGCGGATGAATATAGTTTTGAGAACTCCGAAATCGAATCATACTTTAGTGCTGCTAACTCAAGAAATGCTACACTCACGACAGGAGAAGCAGATCCTTTAAGTGTTACTATAAATAAACCGTCAGAACAGGATGAGAGTGAGCAAGGTGACTTGCAATCGCTGGTCTCAGCTATAAGTGGTGACGATTTGTTAGCATCGCACCAACATCCATTAGATGTAACCTTCGATGAAGAACCAATGGATGTGGATGAGAGTTTTACTGagttaaaacaaaatgtaaacgTTGAAGAATGCCAGTTGCATACAACTAATGTCGGAGCTGATAACGAGTCAACTTCAAAAACAGCAGAGCCTGAAGATGTTGTTACTAATGAGGAAGAGACGGAGTGTAAGCAACTAAATTGTACTAAAAACGAAGCTGTACCCAAAGATTCTGCGGTGTCTAAGCCCGAGACCGAGTTAGAAATTACACAGTCAAAACTTGAGTTATCACTAAATAAAAGTATCGAAATACCCACATCAACAACTCAAAAGAACAATTATGAGCACAATAACCTAGATATCAGCAGTACTGAAACTTTTTCGGAAGTATCAGCCGATCTTACCCAAGCAACAATTGCTACGACATCATCAACTTCAATTCACTCCGCAAATACCAGTTTACATCCCATCGAAGAAGagttattgaaatataaaattccagGTAAACAAGAATTTGGTAAGTCCTGGACTGGTTCACAAAATGCACTGAATCTGACAGTGGATATGGACTCATCAACGCAAAGCAATAAAAGTTCCGCTTCCTCACCAAGTTTCCCTATAAAACATAAGGGAAACTCACTCAAACAATTTCCACGCTCGCCCACTGCAGCCGTGCCAAAAAGTATGACATTCTTAGAAAAATCGGAATACACTGAGCGTATTGAAACAGAACGTAAAAAATCTACAGCCAGTGAGCCGAAGCTGGAGTTATTCGGTTCACGAAAAACATCGACAGTCGACGAAAAACCAACACAGCATGCAATATCGGAAAATCTTGCTGCAAGCATTACCAGCACTACGGTATGTCCAAATGAGCCTATTAATGATGAAATTGcgtcaacaaaaataaatggcaacacAGCAACAGATGAAGTTGCACCTTTAACAAGTGCTTCTTCAATAGACAGTTCAGATAAACGTCGTACATATAATGTAACGGCTCCAGTGACACCTTCTCCTGAAATACAGAACGTGACACAAAAATGTGTGAACGATCACGATAAACGGCGCACCTTTAATATGCCTGCAGCACCGCAAGCACCAAGTATCGTTGGACAAAAATCGGAAAGAGACGAGGACAAACGACGTACGTTTAATATGCCTGTACCAACACAAGAAACAGACATTACTACCCAAAAACCAGAGAATGAGGGCAATAATCGACGAACTTTTAATCTTATGGGCTCAGAAGATGTAATAGAGGAGAAGATTTCAAGCGAAAATAATTCTGATACAGCCGAGAGGCCTCGAACTTACATTGTTTCTGAACCCACATTTCCGATGAGACCAAATAGTGAAGGAATAAATGTTCCTATGGACATAGACGACACATTACCTACAGATGCTGGTCAAAGCAACACAACACAATCCCGAACACCGATGCAGTCCCCCACAACAACTGTTTCTAGTTCGTCACCAATACCGACTTTACAAAATCGTATTGGTAACACCATTCCAACAAATACCTCACCGCCAATACCGACACTACAAAATCGGGCACGAAATGATCAAACCCAACTTATTATGGATGATGATGCCTTTAAAGTGCCACTACCGCCATCGCCAGCATCATCAACGGCATCACCACCAATAGCTACCATACATAAACGACCATCTATCCATGCGTACAAAAACACAGAAGATGTCGTTGAAGCGTTATCCGCCAAAGAGCAAACCAAACGCGATGCCAGTGATGAGAAGGATGTATTCGCTGGCAATAGTACACCCTCACCCATGGAAGAGCAGCCATCTTCAACAAGCAATTTTGGTAATTTCGACTCTAATTTAAACGTTGATGTGGATCAGCAAGAATTTGCAAGTGAGCAATTTGAGAATGGAAATAATTGTGAGTTTTCGTTGTTATCTTTAACCTACTTATTATACTAACTTAATTAACTGTCTAATGTactgatattttcgaaaattcaaaattcactGCTAACCGCCATTTTTTCTTGCAAGCacttacatactatacatatatgcaataccACCTACTATACGTCATACTTGTAGTCAACTCGCCATTTCTTCATTCAAATGTGGTCTGTTGTTCACATGTGCTACATTTCATTGTAACACTATTGTTGTTTCCCCCTTCATATAACATTTTTCGCTAACTTTTACCACTGTGTTTTAATATTACTCTGCTAGTAACCCTCGTCCAATCACATATGCACTTCACCTTAGCAACTTCTTCCTACAGCACATTCGAATTGCAATGGCAAATAATAAACATCAACCGGTATTTTCTGTTtgctatatatgtacgtatatgtgcatactgggccgatactgctgcatgCCACACAGCTTTTGATTTCAACGCATCcccacataaaaacaaatcaaggCCATGACTGCAATTGAAGAGCGAATGCGCTACATAGAAAAACAGTCAAGTTACCTACCACTCTCTTCCCGGTTTTTCCTTCTACATTGTGGTAGTTGGTTGCAGGGCGCTTCTGACCTTCCGCTCGCACAAGCAGGCGCGTTTGAACTTGAAAGCGAGAGAAAAGTCCACAgctaatttacatatttattaggcAGGTCATGCGGTTGTCACGACACCAGACCAAATAAATACCTTCACACACACAGGTGTTTGTGGGGTGaaaggtatttatttttttttttttttgcgaaatagaacaaaatgtaaaaaaataaaaaaataatatattgtatgtagtatatcagtattgttgtatgtatatacagtgtcatatatgtacatatgtatattataaataaaaaattgttcaatcttcgccaaaaaattaaaaaaaaaaaagttataaaatttaaataatctttatatgcatactatactatatattgtatcctccttccttccttttattttactattcgTAAAACGACCCACTGTCAGTGGGCTTGCTATTTCCACACCTGTAATACCTTCCCTATAACTCACAACGGTTTATTTGTGATGTTCTACTATGCGTTAATACAACGGTGTTTTTTCCATGCCACTCGCTGCCGGTATTGCAGCCGCTTTAGCCCAGCGTTCTCCGCTCGTCATACGTGGTATTTAAAGTCAATGACAACATTAGTACCATAGGCTAATGACAATACCTTTTGTTGTATTCGTTAAAGCTCCTTTCCAcgttttctttcttttgtttaGTATGAccacatgtacacatacatacgttgaTATGATTCAATTTATTGCTCTTGAATTTATTTAGATTTcggataaataaaatatgaaaattttaggtcttgattttaaattaaaacctTGGCATTTTGGTGttaataaacacatttttgtttcatatacatattttttcattaagtaGTATATATtctaaatgtaaaatattaccAATTTACCATTTGAATCAAATTGAATTATTCaagaattttgtatattattatcCCTTTGAGGATTAAAGAAGTGCACCTATATTCGGCAGTGAAGTAATGACAGGCAGCAAACTCAAagcaaaactaattaaaattaataaaattaaaaatattgcgtaattatttcttcatatgttttattataaatttagtaaatgtgcatataaatttagctgtatgttttaaaattggtatttttatatttacaaatctATACTTATATCAGTTCTAATGTCCcatttaaatgttttcatatAAACCAATACTGCTAGAAATGCAACTCTGACTTGTCAATCAGCCCATATGACAAAACCAGTCTCCAGCAATATAATCATCGCAGTCAAAAAGTCAGCGATTGAGAGAGCACAAAACAGAGCGTATTAGAATCAATGTGCTCCATTCTATTCTCTCGTGTTATAAATGCTCTTTCAAGcacttaaaaatacataagGGGCTGTCCATTTCACATATATTTACTGTATATGCCAAACAAACACCATGGATTGACCACACCAACATGTTGGCCCTTCACTCCCTCACTCACCTTTGGCATCTTGCAAGTGGCCAACTCTCATTCACGTTTCCACTCTCACTCTTACAATCTCTCTCTCTTTCAATGCACGTACTATCGCTATTTGGAAAATGCTATTCTTCTGCCAAGAGCTAACCACAACTCAACTCCAGTCACCTATACAGCTCTACAAAATGCACGACATTCTCGCTTATCTGAATGGCATGTAGACTCGTTGGACGTGTGACTGCTGCTGCTTTTGCTGGAGAAACCAACTTCTACGTGGAGAATTTTGCCTTTTAGTTTCTCAAGTTTGGTCGTCGACGTCGCGTTGCGTTTCGTTTACGACGtttgcgtttttgttttatacattgtCATTATTGCTGAGGTCTCAATTTGGAGTGTGTGATTGTGCTGAGAGTTTTCCATGAAGAAAATCTATCAAAAgctaaaaaagtaattaaaccgaaattttccaaatacaaaagtataaattttaacaCATCTCACAGTGTTTCCAAGTGTTGTGAAGGCATTGGAAATTCTCCAAGCAATGTAATCGTTCAAAGTATCTAACAGATGCGTGACGTatatgaattttgattttttccgtCTTCGTCTGTCTACCCAAGGTGGTTAAGTGTATGGTGTAGTGAAATAAATGGAATTTTGATTGTTTTACTTTTCATCTGCTATATGACCGCAACCTTCAATAACTCAATAAAACTTAAgtattatgcatacatatgagtgtgcgtgtatgtgtagtACGCTGCAGTCGGtgtgttaatttataaactaATATAAACTTCCATTAAAAGTTGTTGCCCTCTAGAGACAATCGTGTAGATAATAGTAGGTCGACATTTGGTGTATCAAAAACGAAGGAAGATATACAATTACGCGTTAACAGCAAAGCAAAAGTTCTTCCGCGTTGTCTCTGTGCGCTGCTGCTTTTCCGGTTGTAAGGTGTTGTAAATGAAAGGGCAAATGCGCTCGTAGGGCGGTAAAGCAGCGACAAGCCGCTCGAATGAGTCATTTTTCagcttaattgaaaaaaaatgcggCCAACTAACGCAACGCGCGTCAttgtaaacaaaagcaaatagcaTTTCCGCACAAATTTTGTGAACCTTAAAGATTCCACGAGAAATCATTACACATTGCAGTAGTCATACGTGCTATCTTTGATTGATAATATTGCCGCACGCTATTTGTGTGCTTGTGTAGGGGCATATATAATTACTCATTTATGTTAACGCCAATTCAAAGTGTTCGCTGCAAAGTGTATCTCCTCATCTGTGCATCATTCTatattattggttttattttatttttactcgtCTTTTCTCGCCTTTTGTGCCAAATCAATTTGACTCTGATGGTGATCATACTCATTCTCCAAACGAATTTCTACatacatttctttaatttcttgcCTGTCTTCTTGTTCGCCTTTGACTTGCTTACTTTTATATTCGCTCATGTGTTCCAAGTTCTAATTGTACGCGCTCTTAGTCATTGTTCGTGCGGACTTGACTGGTTTTCTCAGTCTcatatattttgtgttatttgaTTACTTGTCTAGTTGCCTCtcataattatttgtttattttcgcaAGCGTTATtgatacacatatatttttttctgctgcAATTTAATTAGTTATCTAaaagtaacaaaataaaattattaaaataaaaattaaattatttacaacgtATAACAAGTACCTTGTTCTTTAAACCGCTTTTTATCGGTTTTGATTGTTTgtttataattcaatttgttcGATTTCCCATTTCAAAAAAGTACGTACAACTTATTTTTACTTCCTCTGCTCTTAGTAGGATGTGTAATATATTGTTCTAGTATTTATGTTGAAGCATGGCTTTCGATTGTATCGCTTGTATTGTCATATTGATACGCCCACGAGCAATCAGCGTTGGCGACAAACAAAGTAGTtttattttgcagtttttttttcttccctTGTGAAAACAAAGGGATTTCCACAGTGTTAGTTGTATTGATTTTGCATAGGCATGTGAAggcttaatatttttattatacaccATAAGTGACATGTTTGGAGCTGTAGAAAATATAGAATCAccttattatgaaaaatttttaatgcgaTACACAATATCAAGATGGAGACTGGCGTTTAAATAGATTGTTTACTAATTTTATTGGAGACATTATTAATTTagagacatttaattttaataattattacttATACAGTGGGGTTTCCCCGAAAAATGCGACTTAGGGAATCATGTCTCGAACTTTTAAGATTTATGTAAAGAGATTTATATGagattttacttttgttgtcaATTCAAGAGTTCGGGTTATGAAAACTTAGAAATACGAGTTATGGAAATTCAactgtaatttattaaaaatcaaaaaattacatACTCATAATTGTTGTTATAAACGCCGCTTACCGCTATAATATTTACAAGGtcgttatatataaatttttgaaatatattttctacaaaaagtttagcattttcaattatgtatgtagttcCAACTGCTACTAACTGaatgttataaattaaaaaaaaaactaaaattctttACTTCAGTTTTACTTGAGCGATTAGGTGTAGTCAGAGACATGAGAAAAtggcatttttaataattttggtttgcaaaaaaaaatattttttttatataaaagtaaaaccAAAGAATCAGTAAATAAGACTTCGACTTgagagaaatttgaaaaaaattaaaagtaatgacTGCGTGTTGACCAAGTTCCAATCATATCTCCTTGCAGTGACCATCGCTAACctttggagattcatctaaaatcgtTGGAAAAAATAGTTGTATAAATAGGTAATCAgtgtttttaattaacaaaatggcagacaattttttcaataaaaaaaagtttgaaaaagtgggcgtagccCCGCCCTTAATCAGTTTAATGTATTAATCTCCTAAACCATTAAAGatgcaacaaccaaattcgcatCACAAATAGTATACGagctcctaccgacagtgtgaaaatggattatAACCCTACACACTCACCACATAACGGTACTATAACGCGATAtatcaataactaattacgccagagacattaaactTTACCCACCGTATTCTATGAGGGGTCTTTAAAGTGCCGGGGTCAAAATCGTTCGATGGGCGTAGCATCGCcaacttttaggtgaaatcgcATGTCCCACCCGACCAAAGATAATCCTTTTCTGATAGTAGTATGTCTGTATGctacaaatgggttgaatctggtgaatacttcccttagccaccatatacctaatataaagattcaAACTTCCGTAGGTGACgttttcttataacggtgcatatttgtgattggaataaataaaatcgggtgaaaccTCACCCTAGATCCCTTATAACTAACAAGCGATGTGTATCTGAAGACACTTCTCAGGGTTTAATCCTTGTAAGCTGCAAGAGCATTAAATAATaagtcagtttttttttattagtaatgtacaaaatatttgttttcagcAATTCAATGCTGAACAAAAAATTctagaaaacaaagaaaataaaagaaaaagaatatgCAAAACATTTACTCAGTCATTTACATAAGACTGTACGCGTATTATCTTTAAGTAACAATTTTGTAACTACTTAATGTATATAATCAATAATTTCTAACAATAactgttgttttattttgtatacttttcATGCACGCTCATCGTTAATGTGAAACCCATTTAAAATATCAGTAATTTTGAATCCATCCGACTTTGATTATCTACTCACAAAAGGCAATAATAGCGCGCCAATTGATCGCAGTTCAATATTACTGAAATTCGATCCGTTGCTCGGCGTGCCAGTACCTGCAAATCAAGTGCAACAACAGAAACCAACAAAGCAAACAccacaaatattacaaaacatTTTAGGCGATAATCTAACTAACTTAAGTCCTACACTCGAAGAGGACGAGCACTCATCATCAGCGTCCACATCATCCATTAGCAATaatcaatcgtttgttgttgaGACAGATAATAAAAGGAAATCTGACGAAGAGGAGAGTGCCAAGTCAAAACAGAATTTGATTAAGATTTCAGCAGAGAAGCAGcaacgccagcaacaacaacatcaacaaccaACTGTTTTAAAGGTGAATATGGATAGTTTTAACCAAACCTAAAGAATTTAatgaatatatacttttttttaatacatagaAGCATGACAGTATGAGTGTCGACGTGATTAAGGATATGAATATCGACAACGATTGTAACAAATCCTTTGAGAATTCAAAGTAagtgaaaattggaaaaaatttttcacataatgCCAAGCGCCGGTTTATAATATGTAGATTATTAGAACATGCATAGGTAAATTGTAAATAGTTGGATTTTATTAGAAAACATGGTCGAagctttatatataattataaaaaaagttaactccTGCACCTAAGCCGCAGGGTTATTTTTTAAGGGctatatgtataactaaatatattaaagtaacCTGCCGACTGTTTGCATCCAACGGAAACCGTTTTTGCTATAAATATCTGgaatcaggtcaatacttcccttagccccccaataaattaatataaagattttcgaacttccgggtgactttatacctcatatatcggccaatatgtgagttatctaaataaaattgagagagagTGTTTTTCTTATAAGGGTGCACATTTGTGCTTAGTATAAGTAAAATCGGATGAAACTCGCCCTAGACTCCATTTAACTAACAAGTCTTATATTCTTGAAGGTACTTGCCTGGCTTTAATGCTAGCTAGTTGCAAGCATATAAAATTCCGTTCCATTACTTAAACTTGACTGTCATGGGTAAGAGCGAATATTCGCTGCTTTATATTTGAGctcttgtcaaaaaatttacatttgatATTTGATTGATTGACAGATATAaccttttacttttttatttacgtttaaatatgacattttatttactctCTTAGTTGAAGTTTTAGTGACTTGTATCTTTTTTAAGAACAATTGTTGCCCCGGCGCTACATCCTAATGTTTAATCGGAATTTTCACTATATTAAAAGTcgattctatttatttttatttaccataTAAGATTCGaactaattttactttttcttacCGCTACTAGCTCACAACccgatgaaaaacaaattaactaTAAAATGGATGAActcgagaaaaaaattaaaaacgaagtGTAAGTCATTgccatttaataaaaattcaaactcAAAGATATATTTATCAGTGGCGCTCATGCTAAACACTGTAGGTGGAGCGctataataaaacagaaaaataaaatattaagctaATTTTCACTATATTTGGCATATCTGCAAGTTGCCGTTTTAATTTGGCCGCaagcttttgtatttttcaataatatttatgctTCGCTAATAATTGCTTTATTCATTGCCTTTTTAGACTCAAAACAGAAGATattgaaaagaaattgaaagaagCTGAACAGCGTGAGGAGGCATTAATCAAACGGATAACGGAAAaagataaaacaataacaaaaatgacGTAAGTGCCTAA
The DNA window shown above is from Bactrocera dorsalis isolate Fly_Bdor unplaced genomic scaffold, ASM2337382v1 BdCtg051, whole genome shotgun sequence and carries:
- the LOC105226535 gene encoding transforming acidic coiled-coil-containing protein 2 isoform X7, producing MGNLSGKPSSKYNAVCSKNPNLKATPSTQSTESLSSSPSLLKSTAMAPVADSVSTTSITATETEPKAGPFGGSTPISLKSGANIDIKCEAASDLIETKTPEMLTALNLNTEDRAKLTFEDGLIPTLTAAISEHEKHDDNLGKDNSNSAQHLKVQPEPDTAASSDNETFTECQSYQIASANDYGFIADEYSFENSEIESYFSAANSRNATLTTGEADPLSVTINKPSEQDESEQGDLQSLVSAISGDDLLASHQHPLDVTFDEEPMDVDESFTELKQNVNVEECQLHTTNVGADNESTSKTAEPEDVVTNEEETECKQLNCTKNEAVPKDSAVSKPETELEITQSKLELSLNKSIEIPTSTTQKNNYEHNNLDISSTETFSEVSADLTQATIATTSSTSIHSANTSLHPIEEELLKYKIPGKQEFGKSWTGSQNALNLTVDMDSSTQSNKSSASSPSFPIKHKGNSLKQFPRSPTAAVPKSMTFLEKSEYTERIETERKKSTASEPKLELFGSRKTSTVDEKPTQHAISENLAASITSTTVCPNEPINDEIASTKINGNTATDEVAPLTSASSIDSSDKRRTYNVTAPVTPSPEIQNVTQKCVNDHDKRRTFNMPAAPQAPSIVGQKSERDEDKRRTFNMPVPTQETDITTQKPENEGNNRRTFNLMGSEDVIEEKISSENNSDTAERPRTYIVSEPTFPMRPNSEGINVPMDIDDTLPTDAGQSNTTQSRTPMQSPTTTVSSSSPIPTLQNRIGNTIPTNTSPPIPTLQNRARNDQTQLIMDDDAFKVPLPPSPASSTASPPIATIHKRPSIHAYKNTEDVVEALSAKEQTKRDASDEKDVFAGNSTPSPMEEQPSSTSNFGNFDSNLNVDVDQQEFASEQFENGNNLILNPSDFDYLLTKGNNSAPIDRSSILLKFDPLLGVPVPANQVQQQKPTKQTPQILQNILGDNLTNLSPTLEEDEHSSSASTSSISNNQSFVVETDNKRKSDEEESAKSKQNLIKISAEKQQRQQQQHQQPTVLKKHDSMSVDVIKDMNIDNDCNKSFENSNSQPDEKQINYKMDELEKKIKNEVLKTEDIEKKLKEAEQREEALIKRITEKDKTITKMTGVIEAYEKAIAELIAEKEQLLQSYEKQLAEVKADRDSNYQHLTSLETTFADLHVKYGKSKEMTLQLKADEEALVVEKRQILENLRLQEQRYEKMKNHAMQQLEIANKKLESLNKEHSIETTKLKALLKKEEISRASINEQLQQKSRENAELVKICDELINGQGS
- the LOC105226535 gene encoding transforming acidic coiled-coil-containing protein 2 isoform X6, whose protein sequence is MECFENKEARTASYGDRSTEAPKLLNCNAVNRAVLKELNSNNESNLYNAVCSKNPNLKATPSTQSTESLSSSPSLLKSTAMAPVADSVSTTSITATETEPKAGPFGGSTPISLKSGANIDIKCEAASDLIETKTPEMLTALNLNTEDRAKLTFEDGLIPTLTAAISEHEKHDDNLGKDNSNSAQHLKVQPEPDTAASSDNETFTECQSYQIASANDYGFIADEYSFENSEIESYFSAANSRNATLTTGEADPLSVTINKPSEQDESEQGDLQSLVSAISGDDLLASHQHPLDVTFDEEPMDVDESFTELKQNVNVEECQLHTTNVGADNESTSKTAEPEDVVTNEEETECKQLNCTKNEAVPKDSAVSKPETELEITQSKLELSLNKSIEIPTSTTQKNNYEHNNLDISSTETFSEVSADLTQATIATTSSTSIHSANTSLHPIEEELLKYKIPGKQEFGKSWTGSQNALNLTVDMDSSTQSNKSSASSPSFPIKHKGNSLKQFPRSPTAAVPKSMTFLEKSEYTERIETERKKSTASEPKLELFGSRKTSTVDEKPTQHAISENLAASITSTTVCPNEPINDEIASTKINGNTATDEVAPLTSASSIDSSDKRRTYNVTAPVTPSPEIQNVTQKCVNDHDKRRTFNMPAAPQAPSIVGQKSERDEDKRRTFNMPVPTQETDITTQKPENEGNNRRTFNLMGSEDVIEEKISSENNSDTAERPRTYIVSEPTFPMRPNSEGINVPMDIDDTLPTDAGQSNTTQSRTPMQSPTTTVSSSSPIPTLQNRIGNTIPTNTSPPIPTLQNRARNDQTQLIMDDDAFKVPLPPSPASSTASPPIATIHKRPSIHAYKNTEDVVEALSAKEQTKRDASDEKDVFAGNSTPSPMEEQPSSTSNFGNFDSNLNVDVDQQEFASEQFENGNNLILNPSDFDYLLTKGNNSAPIDRSSILLKFDPLLGVPVPANQVQQQKPTKQTPQILQNILGDNLTNLSPTLEEDEHSSSASTSSISNNQSFVVETDNKRKSDEEESAKSKQNLIKISAEKQQRQQQQHQQPTVLKKHDSMSVDVIKDMNIDNDCNKSFENSNSQPDEKQINYKMDELEKKIKNEVLKTEDIEKKLKEAEQREEALIKRITEKDKTITKMTGVIEAYEKAIAELIAEKEQLLQSYEKQLAEVKADRDSNYQHLTSLETTFADLHVKYGKSKEMTLQLKADEEALVVEKRQILENLRLQEQRYEKMKNHAMQQLEIANKKLESLNKEHSIETTKLKALLKKEEISRASINEQLQQKSRENAELVKICDELINGQGS
- the LOC105226535 gene encoding transforming acidic coiled-coil-containing protein 2 isoform X4, with the protein product MEFISNLIKRPISLVRSDSLPPTSNEAGQDTSNSRPITPKQTPSPSHSPLLTFDRVTTPDPKQHLVDSLMVASNIMDAMNGQDEFRPIAVATTTRASSPISQSPKQAQSRSLQTSTTSNVSASGNMNPPSNSVGNTIEELLIEINDNLSKQDDLHTAGALSQHHLPNRPLSLSPTALTQALATEYNAVCSKNPNLKATPSTQSTESLSSSPSLLKSTAMAPVADSVSTTSITATETEPKAGPFGGSTPISLKSGANIDIKCEAASDLIETKTPEMLTALNLNTEDRAKLTFEDGLIPTLTAAISEHEKHDDNLGKDNSNSAQHLKVQPEPDTAASSDNETFTECQSYQIASANDYGFIADEYSFENSEIESYFSAANSRNATLTTGEADPLSVTINKPSEQDESEQGDLQSLVSAISGDDLLASHQHPLDVTFDEEPMDVDESFTELKQNVNVEECQLHTTNVGADNESTSKTAEPEDVVTNEEETECKQLNCTKNEAVPKDSAVSKPETELEITQSKLELSLNKSIEIPTSTTQKNNYEHNNLDISSTETFSEVSADLTQATIATTSSTSIHSANTSLHPIEEELLKYKIPGKQEFGKSWTGSQNALNLTVDMDSSTQSNKSSASSPSFPIKHKGNSLKQFPRSPTAAVPKSMTFLEKSEYTERIETERKKSTASEPKLELFGSRKTSTVDEKPTQHAISENLAASITSTTVCPNEPINDEIASTKINGNTATDEVAPLTSASSIDSSDKRRTYNVTAPVTPSPEIQNVTQKCVNDHDKRRTFNMPAAPQAPSIVGQKSERDEDKRRTFNMPVPTQETDITTQKPENEGNNRRTFNLMGSEDVIEEKISSENNSDTAERPRTYIVSEPTFPMRPNSEGINVPMDIDDTLPTDAGQSNTTQSRTPMQSPTTTVSSSSPIPTLQNRIGNTIPTNTSPPIPTLQNRARNDQTQLIMDDDAFKVPLPPSPASSTASPPIATIHKRPSIHAYKNTEDVVEALSAKEQTKRDASDEKDVFAGNSTPSPMEEQPSSTSNFGNFDSNLNVDVDQQEFASEQFENGNNCNNSAPIDRSSILLKFDPLLGVPVPANQVQQQKPTKQTPQILQNILGDNLTNLSPTLEEDEHSSSASTSSISNNQSFVVETDNKRKSDEEESAKSKQNLIKISAEKQQRQQQQHQQPTVLKKHDSMSVDVIKDMNIDNDCNKSFENSNSQPDEKQINYKMDELEKKIKNEVLKTEDIEKKLKEAEQREEALIKRITEKDKTITKMTGVIEAYEKAIAELIAEKEQLLQSYEKQLAEVKADRDSNYQHLTSLETTFADLHVKYGKSKEMTLQLKADEEALVVEKRQILENLRLQEQRYEKMKNHAMQQLEIANKKLESLNKEHSIETTKLKALLKKEEISRASINEQLQQKSRENAELVKICDELINGQGS